A window of Kineococcus sp. NBC_00420 genomic DNA:
CTCACCGGTGTAGCCCATGCGCTCCTCGGCCGCGGCCAGGACGCGCTTGCGCACGGAGAACCAGCCGACGACCAGCAGCGGGATGATCACGCCGAGGGCGTAGACCGTGGGGCGGCTGTCCTTGTCGTAGGCCATGATCCCGAGGACGGCGACGAGGAAGACCAGCACCGCGTAGCCGGTGTACGGGGCGCCGAAGAGGCGGTAGTCGGGGCGGGTGACGATCCCCTTCTTGGCCCAGGAGTGCAGCCGCATCTGGCAGAGCACGATCGTGCCCCAGCTGGCGATGATGCCCAGCGCGGAGGCGTTGAGGACGATCTCGAAGGCCCGGCCCGGGGCGACGGCGTTGAGGACGACGCCGAGCACCGCGACGACCCCGGTGATGGCGATGCCGCCGAAGGGGACCCCGCCCTTGTTGAGCTTGGCCGCGAACTTCGGCGCGGAGCCGTTCTGCGCCATCGACCGCACGATGCGGCCGGTGGAGTAGAGCCCGGCGTTGAGGCTGGAGAGCGCCGAGGTCAGGACGACGAAGTTCATGACGTCACCGGCCCCGGGAACGCCGATCTTGGAGAAGAACGTGACGAAGGGGCTCGTGTCCTTGGAGTAGGCGGTGTAGGGCAGCAGCAGCGCGAGCAGGATCAGCGAGCCGCAGTAGAAGACGACGATGCGGACGATGACGGTGTTGATCGCCCGCGGCATGATCTTCTCGGGGTTCTCCGTCTCCCCGGCCGCGGTGCCGACGAGCTCGACGGCGGCGTAGGCGAAGACCACGCCGGAGATCACGACGATCAGCGGGACGGCCCCGGTGGGGAACCAGCCACCGTTGTCGCTGATGACGCTGAGCCCCGTGGTCTGCCCCTCGATCGGGAAGCGACCGGCGAGGAAGACGATGCCGATGAGCAGGAAGGCGGTCAGCGCGACGACCTTGATCAGCGCGAACCAGAACTCCATCTCGCCGAAGATCTTGACCGAGACGAGGTTGAGGCTGAGGACGACGACGAGGGCGATGAGGGCCAGCAGCCACTGCGGCGCCGAGGAGAACGTCTGCCAGTAGTGCATGTACGTCGCGATCGCGGTGATGTCGACGATCGCGGTCATGGCCCAGTTGAACCAGTACATCCAGCCGGCGACGAAGGCGGCCTTCTCGCCGTAGAACTCACGCGCGTAGGAGACGAACGAGCCCGACGAGGGCCGGTGCAGGACGAGCTCGCCGAGGGCCCGCAGCATGAGGAAGACGAAGAAGCCGCAGACCCCGTAGATGATGAAGAGACCGGGACCGGCGGTGACGAGACGACCGCCCGCACCCAGGAAGAGCCCCGTGCCGATGGCGCCGCCGATGGCGATCATCTGGAGCTGACGGTTCTTCAGGCCCTTGTGCAGCCCACCGTCCTCGTGCGAGAAGTCGCGCTGGACGCCGACCCCTGATCCGGTGTCCTTTTCGACGGACATGCGGGTCCCCTTCCACAGTGCAACATCGCGAGATGGACTGGGGAAGGCAACCACTTCCGGGTCACGAGCGCATGCTCATGGTGTTTCGGGCGTGTCACATCTGCGGTGAGCGTGCTCGGACACGCCTCGGGCGGACGGGTCAGCCGG
This region includes:
- a CDS encoding amino acid permease; the protein is MSVEKDTGSGVGVQRDFSHEDGGLHKGLKNRQLQMIAIGGAIGTGLFLGAGGRLVTAGPGLFIIYGVCGFFVFLMLRALGELVLHRPSSGSFVSYAREFYGEKAAFVAGWMYWFNWAMTAIVDITAIATYMHYWQTFSSAPQWLLALIALVVVLSLNLVSVKIFGEMEFWFALIKVVALTAFLLIGIVFLAGRFPIEGQTTGLSVISDNGGWFPTGAVPLIVVISGVVFAYAAVELVGTAAGETENPEKIMPRAINTVIVRIVVFYCGSLILLALLLPYTAYSKDTSPFVTFFSKIGVPGAGDVMNFVVLTSALSSLNAGLYSTGRIVRSMAQNGSAPKFAAKLNKGGVPFGGIAITGVVAVLGVVLNAVAPGRAFEIVLNASALGIIASWGTIVLCQMRLHSWAKKGIVTRPDYRLFGAPYTGYAVLVFLVAVLGIMAYDKDSRPTVYALGVIIPLLVVGWFSVRKRVLAAAEERMGYTGEFPVKANRPGDGGKK